The DNA window CTGTATGATATCATTATGAAAAGATTTAATGTCTTTGCTGCAAATTAAGTTATGGTTCTCAGATGGCAGTTGTGAGAGAATGAGCTTTGCTGAAAACTTAAATCTAGGAAAAATTAAGCTTAGGCCAAAATGTTCCCAAAAAGTCAGATTACATTTGAAATCATGTTTTGCTCAATGAAACTAAACTGAAAATCACGACATTATTATTGAATGTATCTTAACTTAAACCATCAAATCTCTGGCTTTAACTATATTATTACAAGTTAAGACTATGTTAGTACCACTAAAGCCTTTGTTCTTGTTACGCGTTTTCCTTtctcattttcaatttcctaAGTCCGGTATAGGAACTCCGTTTTAATGAGTCCCCCGAAGGCAGCAGCttcagcaactgcagcaaccGCGGCCAGCGCGAACCTAATCATCTCTGGCTCACTTAAGTAATAAAGCAATTTACCGCCTTTCAATATCCCTTTACcattttttatctttttatcCGTTCTGGGCCTTGTTCTCGttgcctcctcctcctactcctccATCTCCTTCTCTAACAAGGAGGAGCACACCCCCTTGGGGTGGTTAACTCCcacacaaattattttcccGCTGGTTTCCACTTTGTCGTTACTTCTTGTTCATCCGCTCCTCGACTCTCGCATTTTATTGTTGGCCAGAGGAGGCTCCTCGCAGCACCGGCTCCGGACTTGTCGCCTCACGTTGCCGCACTTTTTATATACCCGGAGGAGCGgcgagctggagctgaagctgtagctgtagctggtGCCAAAGGATCAGGAGTCGGAGGTGCTGCAGATTGGTCAGATGCCTGCGGTGTGGCTGGACCCGTTTGATTTTAGTGCCCGGATTGGCAGAAGATGGCAAGTCgaatggagctggagcagacATTGTCCTGCTTCTGGTTCTTGTGTGTGTAATGATTTTATTACACGATTTTCTATCGAATTTTATTACCTTGGTGCATGACGGTGCGCCAGGATTGCGCCATGTCCTTTGCGCCCTTTTAGCCCTTGCGGCCATCCAAATGGAATTTACGCACTCATAAAATTTCGCCCCCTTTGAATTGTGTGGGAATATTTCGAATGGCCAAGTAGCGAGCTGCTCCAGCTCTTTGGCCATCATAATTCAATATCATAAAACGTTTATCCAATTAATTTCTTTGGCCAATATTTATGATCGTTTCGTGCGGCCAGATCCAAGGATATTTACATAGATATAGCACTCTATGCATGTTGGACCTTATAAATGGCTCACATATTTGTTATGGCATAGTTATGCGTTTGAGTTGGTTATAAAAGTGTTCATTGATTCGGGATGTGTGAATGTCAAATAAAATGGGATTTTATGgagaatttgcaaattaatgGGCGtacatagaaataaaatataatgaattattaaagGCGTGAGATGCAGTAttctttgaatttaaatataccTATTTCCTGGCTTGAATGCATTGCTacttattttacattttagtAAGCTTTTGGCTTAGTTTCCTCATAGCAATGAcactattttatttgtaacaaCGAACTGTCATTCATCCATCTAACTGATTAGACAACTACCGGTTGCTGATCTACATTGATCTTGAAAATCTATCCAGCAAATGTGTGGAGGCACGCATCAATGGTTTTTGTGCCCCTCCCGCTTCATTCATTTATTCAGCTGACCTAATCGGGTTTGATTTCCAATTACGATTATGCTGCTGGCACTTTTTCTAATGAGCCACCCAGGTCCCTCCTGTTTTTAGCAATGAGTgagcttttattttttctgttatttAGTTTTTCCGTAGCAATGGTTTCAGTGTCAATGTCATGAGGGCCGTGATGTTGCATGCAACGTTTCAAATGGCTGCATGCCAAAACTAATGGGCTTCCCCACGATGACGATGATTTAGCCGGTTTGTTCACTCAAAGCCAGATACGAGTATAACATACTATACATACATTGGTAGTTAAATTCCGAACAACAGATTTGTATTCATATGTGGGTCGTGTTCACTCAGTGCCGGAATTATGGCTTCGTTTTCCATATTTTCATTCCCATTTTTGGATTTGGCAATGCATTATTTTACGGCTGGGAGGAGGTGGCGGGTTCAGGGTTCAGACAAAGCTCTCATTAAATGTTTGTAATGGGTGTGAGAAATATGTTATAATGGTTTATTGTTGTGAGTTAAACTAGATGGGTTAGTGcttccatttcgcatttgtttATAGAGCAATATTTGTTTGGCCTTCGACGTGCACCGAAAAAAGTTGTATCATTATAGTAAGATAAAAATGtatctaaaaaaaattttggtttTCAAGATGATTCTATTATTTTATCTTCATTACGTTCAGAGtgataataaaattttctaaGCTGCGATTTGAAAATCCACATCGgttcatttacatttttcacagTGCAACATTGGCCAATTCGCTTAGACAACGGCAATGTCAGTGTTGCCTCAAATTGAAAAACTCATTAAGTGACATGCATACGTGCGGGAAATAGATTCAGCTTTGGATTTGGAATCGCTACTGGATATAGCCGACATCGGTGCTCGGGTCTCAGATATTAACTCTCGATCTGCGCCCTCGTCGGTCGGCCAATGACGTCAGTTGAGCGAGCTTCTGAACCGCATCAGATATCTGAATATGTACCTAACAAGCCACCTACCTACCCATCTAGCCGTCTATctatgtatctttgtatctggCCAGTTCATAGTTAAATGATTCTGTTGCCGTTGAAATATTTGCGTTGAGCTTCAGTTCTCGTGCGAACGCCGCGGCGTACTAATGTGCGCACTCGAAGATCGAAAGGTCCTCAAGATGAAGTCGTCCACTCTTGTGTGCCTGTCTCTACTGGTCATTCACCTGGCAGATGGTGTGCTGCAGCACCGATCCTTGGAGGACGCTCGCCTGGAGCGCCAGCGATTGGTGCACAGGTACATAAAGGTCCTGAACAAGGAGGAGGGAGCCATTCGACTGGTGGGCGGAGATAATGAGTACGAAGGTGAGGATATTACATTGGAATACATGCTGTTCTTGATAACTATTACAGAACATTACAGAGCTCTGCAGAGATACAGATGtatttcatatataattattgTCATATCGTTTTAGGCAACATTGAGGTCCTACACAATGGCAAATGGGGAGCGGTGTGCGATGACGAGTGGGACTCCGCCGAAGGTCACATTGTGTGCCGCCAACTGGGTTTTCCCGGCATGAGGCGGTATACGAGAAGTGGCTTCTTTGGACCCGCGCGTCGTCGCTTTTGGATGGACAACCTCTTTTGCGAAGGTCACGAGCAGGAACTAGTGGATTGCCACTTCGAGGGCTGGGGCGAGAACGATTGTGAGCCAGGAGAGGCGGCTGGCGTGGTCTGTTATCCCCCGGAAAATGCACTAATCCCCGTGGCAACACCCATTATCCGTGACGAGGATCTGCCCAAGTACCCCATCCACTCGAGATCACGTTTGTATGTGCGACTGAGAGACGGAAGATCGCGAATCGAGGGACGTGTGGAGGTCAGTTTGGATGGCGGTCGGTGGGGCAGTGTGTGCGCTGATGGCTGGTCACTGTTGGAGGCCAATGTCGTGTGCCGACAGCTCGGCCTGGGCTATGCCAGTGAGGCCTTCCAAACGGATTTCTTTGGTGGCTCCAATGTGTCGAGACCCGTGCTGAGTGGCAGCGAGTGCTACGGCAACGAAACGGAACTGGCCGACTGCCTGCATCATGATGCAAGTCAGGGTATCGTCAGCTGCCATGGCAATCGGCAGCACGTGGCCGCTGTGATCTGTGACTATTTCGCCCCCGATCTGGTGGTGGATTATCTGGAAATCGAACAGACGGCCCATCTGGAGGATCGACCCATGCTGCTGATGCAGTGCGCCATGGAGGAGAACTGTGTGGCCAACGAGGCGTATCAAATCCAACGGGATGATCCCCACTGGCGCTATCGATCTAGGCGATTGCTCAAGTTTACGGCGGCTGCCATCAACGCGGGCAATGCGGATTTCCGGCCATTCAAGGAGAAGAGCCAATGGGAGTGGCACATGTGCCATATGTGAGTACACTGTGAAAAATACTGGcaaataaacatattaatttgatttcaaaatTTCCCAGGCATTTTCACAGCATGGAGGTGTTTGCCACCTTTGATATCTTTGATTTGAGAGGTCGCAAAGTGGCCCAAGGACACAAGGCGTCTTTCTGTTTGGAGGACAGTAATTGTCTGCCGGGAGTTGCCAAAAAGTACAGTTGCGCCAACTATGGGGATCAAGGTAAGTGTAACTATAACCTAAAGTTTCACATTTCAAGCCATCTCTTTGTAGGCATTTCCATTAACTGCTCGGATGTGTACCTGTACAATCTGGACTGCCAATGGGTGGATGTGACAGACCTGAGTCCCGGCTCCTATGTCCTTAAGATCGCCATTAATCCGGAGTTCAAGGTGGCCGAGATGAATTTTGATAACAACGCTGCCATCTGCGATCTGATATACACCGAAAACTTTGCCAGAGTGCAGAACTGTCAGCTGGGGAGACCTTAACGGGTGGATGGTTAGGATTAAATGGGCGGTGGACTGGAACCAAATCAAGAAGTGCCAAATACTACGATTAACCAAAGGGAGCTTGTATATTTTCTACACTTGTGTCTTAAGCCCTAACTCGCAAGCgatataattaaatgtgcaCATCTAAAAACTCTTGTACTGAACTTGAAAACCGCTGGGGTAGAAACATTTCACCGGCATTGAGATACCAGAATTTTTGGAACCAACCAAGCTTTCATCAGGTGTCAATAGCCGGAGACTTGTGGAGGTGTTGAAGTGGAACTAACCGTGATATAAGTCAGAACAACACGAAGAAATCGGACTAACGTTGAACACAATAAAAGGGTGAGTggtcaaaaaataaatggatttttataaatatacataacaGACATATTAAGTTTTTTGATGCATAggaaaaattgttaaataatcGAAAAGTTCTATATTTCTCTCTCTTGAAATTGTCAGCCATTAAAAGTTCATTGCTAAGTGGACCGTCGATACATTTTCAACTATCTTAAGAGGCTTTTGGTTATTGATTACTCAGTTCTTGTTTAAAGAAGCTTTCACAAGCCACTAACCCCACTCATCTATCTAGTAGGATGCCAACCCACCATTGACTTAACCCTTTCCGTTTTGagttaaaaatgtaaatacattttccgTTAAACTAAGTTACGAAAgcataagaaaaacaaacaacctAAAGGACTTCTTGCTAAGACTTTTCTACGGATTGATTGATTGCGGCGGTGGCTCTTAACACAGAACATTGAGTAACcccaaaaatttaattaacataagCGGTTTATGCGGGTCTTAGAGtggagcaaaacaaaaagcttttaatttgtatttcgtTTGTGGATTAACAAATCAATCAAAGTGCGAAGAAGGCAGATTTCTCCATCGAACCATTCGGCCCCAAGTGGAATTTGTTGGCTGTTAGATTGGAGCTGGGCAATAACTTTCGGGAACGCACTCAACTATCATCAAATCAGTCAAAGTCCGGCCAGGGgaagtaaaaaataaatgataacCGGGAGAATTCAGTCAAGTGTTATAGTTCTTCGAGCTATCAGACACGTGCACATACGCGACCACCCCCTAACACCCATCTGcacacccaaccacccacgTCGATCGGTGGTGGAAAGCGAGGAGAAGGGAGCAAGCaagcatataaataattgaaatgttcACTCACTGACCCAGCTCTggcacactgcaaaaaaaactgCCAGTTCAGTTTGTGTACATTTTTATTAGGAAACTGTTAATGATTAGTAGTTATATAGCTACTAATTGGTTTATCTTGTTATATATAGTATTGTACACATGAATTAAATCGGATAGTACATAGTAcgttttttccagtgcacccGAAACCATTTGCTCTCTCCAGAGACTTATACTTTTGCGAAATTGCAGCACTTCTTTTGGCTGGGTGGGCGATGCCAGTGCGGATGACCCTTAGTCCCAGGCATTAAGCAATCAAACgtttgattttcatttatcGTGTAATCAAGCGTAAAAATAGCTTCGTGACCAAAGTgactcatcatcatcatcctgtCATGTGTGCacgtgtgtgagtgcgaggTCCTTTGCTCCTGCTGACCACTTATGGCTGGTGTTGATGACATTACGACCATTTGATTGCCTCACATGCAAGCGACCACCATCCATCATCAGAGTCGAAAAATCGTTGGTCTGGCCTGAAAAACCATTCGTGATAACAGCTCCGGCTCTAAGCCAACTATATATGGCACATTAATTGGGATTTCAACTGCGGGACTTTCGCTGCTATGTGTGAAGCAATCTCAGTGCCGGCAATTAACCCATTAGTGAGCTCACTTTCTATTACCTTCTGGCTTTTAACCTTTTCCGCTTCATTGGGATATTCAAAAACTGCGCATcgaattaattgtaattaaaaattaaaataattttaacatttttaattatgcaatttgcttttcataataattaaaacaaatggTACCTCCATTCCAAACAAAAGCCAATAAATGCGCACACAAATGAGCTAACAAGCTAACCGTCTCTTTCTACCGCCATATCCCCCTCTCTCTTTCGCATCGTCAATGTGTCGCACCAACCATGAAAATGATAACAAGCCAAATGTGCCCTGAAATTTGCCGTGGAAACGTTGGAAAATGGATGAAAATGGGAGTGGATGGAAATGGGAGTGGGGGGATGCTATCATCAGTCTGCCACAAGGACGTAGGATTCTCGTGTGTGCGGTGAATGGCGGTTTGAAGGGTGGTTGCCTGGCGTCTAATGAGTTTATTCCCAATTAGCcgcatttaaaattcaaaatcttTGCCAAAATGTCGGTGGTAGCACAAACAACAGGAAAATGGCATGACGGAAGGTATACTTTGAAAACGAacgaaaattttaaatttagaaaGGAAACTTTTTAGAAATGTGTACATGTAAATAGTtaatcaattcaatttgcaataaaaactacgataatttattgtaattacCTATAAAGTTGACTAAAGTTATGCTTTGAATATTAatcatttaagtttaattttaagtgCATACCTTTATTGATGCACAATCTCCCATATATTTGCAAATATATGATTCGTCTAAGAAATCTGTCAGCAAGTTTTCATCAATATAAGAAACCTTTTAATTCCGTCTTTCGATTGGCAAAACTACAAATAATGCACTGCAATCCAGACACATTTCGCTTAGATACTTAGATTTCCACACCTATGCTTCAAAGCCACAGAACTTTAGCTATTAAATGTGGTCAACTTGCCTCAACAAAATAAGTGTAAATTCCGGCCGCAAAGGACCAACTTATACCAAATTTACACTCATAGAAATTGCTTTAAAAACTGTCATAAAACTGCAAATGGCAAAGGATGATAGCTGGGCAAATGCAATATACCAATGCAATATGGAAGTGAATGTGTGTTCCTTAAATGCAGCACTTTGCCAacaacaatttcatttgtcGTCAGTTGCGAAGCTCTGAATTCCTAAGGTCCGAGGACATCGATTCTCGATTGTTGTTGGAGGTCCTGCAGCGAGGACTTGGCCATACCATACAACCATATGTGTGTCACTTTGACCCACTGCACCACCGACCAAACggccaaccacccaaccacccccTTTGCACACCATGGCCATGTCGTTTTAGTGAAATTGCACAAAATTGTTTTCCGTTTCGTTTCATTGGGTTCGGTTCGCTTCTTTCATTGGAAAtgtgcatttaaaatttattgcagTCACAAGCACAAAATTAACTGCATATGGAGAGGAGGAGTGCTGACAATTGAAATAACAATTTGCTGGAAATGAAGTCGCCCAGGATTTCGATTGAATTTGCAGCTGACCAACATTTTGTAAACATTTACCAGCCGGGTTACAAAATTCCAAACGAAAATGGAGAAATCTCCTTTGCTGATGGCCGCAATTATCGTGTTTCGCAAATCAACTGAAAccgaaagtgaaagtgaagCAATCGTTGTGCAACCTTCTTCACCATCATTAGCATCGAATTCATCTGGCTCagtgaaaatgtgaaaaatgtggGAATACCTTATCAAAATCCTTTATCTGCAAAGGCCCGTGAAGACTTTCCGCCTTTGATTTCTTGCCGTTGGCAAGCTTCCTGTTCCGACTCTTGATTACACAGCAGAAAACCCCTGACATCCGCACCACTTGACGTATACGTATTTAAGCTCACACCAAAGTCAAACGCATTGAAATGTGACTACCAGtcacattcacattcgcaGTCACAGTTCACTCCCACTCACGGGAAGGCAAACAACACCGCAGGGACCCATATATCAAAAATCAACAGCTGCCGAGatgaggaaaaaaaaaagtagaaaataaaaaataaaatacgtgGAGGCTCCCTACTCACATGTGACAAAAGATAAACACAAGAAGAAACATTctaaaatcaacaaaaaaaattgtgtagaGTTGGGCGGAAAAAAAACTTTCATGCTGGCGACATTTAAACATGGCAGAGAAGCCGATAAGAATGCAAATGAAACGACAAAGCAGCGCAGTCAGCAGTGCTTAGGGTTTGGTGGAAAATAGGGACGAAAATGGCACGGAAAATGGGGCGAAAAGGGGGGCGGGGCTTACAGCCCCctgaggcagcagcagctggcatATGAGTGGAGCCAATCTTAATTGCGGTTCAAAGGGCAAgcgagcagcaaaaagcaCAGGAAGTGAAAATCTGAAggcgaaaatggaaattgagatacaaaatggcaaataaaaatccGTCGTGATTGCTTATGGctagcaaacaaatttaaagcTAAGAGGGATTACTATGTAGGCgcttttaaaaattctttatTTCATtctgctttttatttgtagcttggaaaaataaaccataaCAACTATAACTTCTCTTAGGGAAAACTAAGGAAAACTTTCGCATAGCTTTAGtttattatagttatttttGAGCCAGActaaaaaaagttttcaaatagAGAAAATCACCTAGGTTTCCAAAATCGACCACAATACACCTCACCACCAGCAtaaaaaagacaacaaaagTCAACCGCTAAACGGAAGGCGGATACAAATCCATCCGTATACAAGTTACACCCGCTTAAGATACAATTTACGCATTGTTAGAGATACGAGTctaacaaacacaaaaaaaaacaaaaaacaaaaaatgcggGTAAAATGTGACCAAAATGTTGAAAAAGGGCGCTGAAAACTCGGGAAATGTGGGCGGGCAGAGCCGAAAAAGGAAGAGTCAAACAAGCGAAATGACAAACTCTGCTAAGCCCCACCTTAACCCAGGAAATCGCCCGCCCCACCTCCCCACCTCACTCACCAACTCCAGGAACCCTTGCCgttgacaaaaagtttttaacaCGCATACGACGCGTTGCCAGCGACGCCAAGTTTGCGGCatttcattgcatactttctGGCGCTCTGGCAGAGtcgttgtgtgtgtgtgtgtctctgtgtgggTGCCGCTTGTTATTTTTGCACTCTTATGAATTATTCGAATTTTATGCGACAAATCACCTGCGAAATATAAATTCCTAGCACCGCCGCCAGTGCCCTGgggtttcgtttcatttcgtttgggttttccttttggtttttgttggATCTTTCCGCTTCGAAATCCCCGAGCACGTTCTGCTTGCCAAGTGCCACGTTACACCGTTAATCGT is part of the Drosophila yakuba strain Tai18E2 chromosome 2R, Prin_Dyak_Tai18E2_2.1, whole genome shotgun sequence genome and encodes:
- the LOC6530564 gene encoding lysyl oxidase homolog 3B: MCALEDRKVLKMKSSTLVCLSLLVIHLADGVLQHRSLEDARLERQRLVHRYIKVLNKEEGAIRLVGGDNEYEGNIEVLHNGKWGAVCDDEWDSAEGHIVCRQLGFPGMRRYTRSGFFGPARRRFWMDNLFCEGHEQELVDCHFEGWGENDCEPGEAAGVVCYPPENALIPVATPIIRDEDLPKYPIHSRSRLYVRLRDGRSRIEGRVEVSLDGGRWGSVCADGWSLLEANVVCRQLGLGYASEAFQTDFFGGSNVSRPVLSGSECYGNETELADCLHHDASQGIVSCHGNRQHVAAVICDYFAPDLVVDYLEIEQTAHLEDRPMLLMQCAMEENCVANEAYQIQRDDPHWRYRSRRLLKFTAAAINAGNADFRPFKEKSQWEWHMCHMHFHSMEVFATFDIFDLRGRKVAQGHKASFCLEDSNCLPGVAKKYSCANYGDQGISINCSDVYLYNLDCQWVDVTDLSPGSYVLKIAINPEFKVAEMNFDNNAAICDLIYTENFARVQNCQLGRP